One Pyrococcus furiosus DSM 3638 genomic window, ATAACCATGGCAAATCTAAGCCTTATTCTGGGAATGGAAGACATACCAATAACTCTACACGACGTGTTAGCAGGAGAGGCAGAGCTAAAAGATGCCATCTACGAGGGGCCTGCGGGAGTTAAAGTTATCCCAGGTGGTCTAAGTTTAGAAAAAGTAAAGAAAGCAAGACCAGAAAGACTTCGTGAATTGATTAAAGAGATAAGCCAAATGGGAGACTTCATACTTATCGATGCTCCTGCGGGATTAGAGCTAACCTCAGTTACGGCCCTCCTAATAGGTAAAGAACTTATAATCGTAACAAACCCGGAGATATCAGCAATAACTGATTCTTTGAAGACAAAGCTAGTAGCAGAGAAGCTTGGAACACTTCCCCTTGGAGCTATCTTAAATAGAGTCACTAGCGAAAAAACTGAGCTATCAAAAGAAGAGATAGAAGCAATTTTAGAAGTTCCAGTGATAGGTATTGTGCCAGAAGATCCCGAAGTAAAAAGAGCATCAGCT contains:
- the minD gene encoding cell division ATPase MinD yields the protein MEGRSIVFASGKGGTGKTTTVANIGVALAQFGKEVILIDADITMANLSLILGMEDIPITLHDVLAGEAELKDAIYEGPAGVKVIPGGLSLEKVKKARPERLRELIKEISQMGDFILIDAPAGLELTSVTALLIGKELIIVTNPEISAITDSLKTKLVAEKLGTLPLGAILNRVTSEKTELSKEEIEAILEVPVIGIVPEDPEVKRASAYGVPLVIKNPTSPAAIAYKQIAAKLAGIKWTPPEPESPVKRIFKALFGGKR